In Lysobacter firmicutimachus, one genomic interval encodes:
- a CDS encoding restriction endonuclease subunit S, translating to MSAQVVQFTDVVRDVSGGNSKLPQSAFQKSGSLAVVDQGQGFVAGYTDDLTYRFRSESLPVIVFGDHTKAIKYIDFPFAMGADGVKVLKPTSECDTKYLYHYLRYARIPDAGYSRHYKFLKELRVPLPSLPEQHRIAAILDKAEALRAKRREAIAKLDQLLQSVFLDMFGDPVTNPKGWPVTSIGENCEKVTVGIVVKPASYYVESGVPAIRSLNIGVNRIIAEDFVYFSEADNVGPLKKTMLRTGDVVAVRSGQPGKAAVVPASLDGANAIDVLIARTNNKLMLPEFLAHFMNSSGGKRLVLSEQRGQVQKHLNVKQLSEAEIPLPPIAVQRKFLQLAHSIEALREKMRASLDKAGASLASMQCRGFIGAL from the coding sequence GTGAGCGCTCAGGTGGTCCAGTTCACAGATGTTGTTCGGGATGTGTCGGGCGGGAATTCCAAACTGCCTCAATCGGCGTTTCAGAAATCTGGAAGCCTGGCAGTCGTCGATCAAGGGCAAGGGTTCGTCGCTGGCTACACAGACGATCTGACTTATAGGTTTCGAAGCGAATCCTTGCCCGTGATCGTCTTTGGCGATCACACGAAAGCGATTAAGTACATCGACTTCCCATTTGCCATGGGGGCCGATGGCGTAAAGGTGCTCAAGCCGACTTCGGAGTGCGATACGAAGTATCTGTATCACTATCTGCGATACGCCAGGATTCCGGACGCGGGCTACAGCAGGCACTACAAGTTTCTAAAGGAACTGAGGGTTCCCCTTCCTTCGCTCCCTGAGCAGCACCGCATCGCGGCGATTCTGGACAAGGCCGAGGCGCTGCGCGCCAAGCGCCGCGAAGCCATCGCCAAGCTCGATCAGCTGTTGCAATCGGTGTTCCTCGACATGTTTGGAGATCCAGTAACGAATCCCAAGGGATGGCCCGTTACATCGATCGGCGAGAATTGCGAGAAGGTTACAGTCGGCATCGTTGTGAAGCCTGCGTCGTACTACGTGGAAAGCGGCGTGCCTGCGATTCGGTCATTGAACATCGGCGTGAACCGCATCATCGCTGAAGACTTTGTTTACTTCAGTGAAGCTGACAATGTCGGGCCGCTGAAGAAGACAATGCTGAGGACAGGCGATGTGGTTGCCGTTCGATCCGGGCAGCCTGGAAAGGCGGCAGTCGTGCCGGCCAGCCTTGACGGAGCCAATGCAATTGACGTTCTGATCGCGAGAACCAACAACAAACTCATGCTGCCGGAGTTCCTCGCTCACTTCATGAATTCGTCTGGGGGGAAGCGGCTGGTGCTGTCAGAACAGCGTGGACAAGTTCAGAAGCATTTGAACGTAAAGCAGCTATCTGAGGCTGAAATTCCGCTTCCGCCGATTGCAGTCCAACGCAAGTTCCTACAATTGGCGCATTCCATTGAAGCGCTTAGAGAGAAGATGCGAGCTAGCCTCGACAAGGCTGGGGCGTCGCTCGCGTCCATGCAGTGTCGTGGGTTTATTGGAGCGTTGTAG